In Trueperaceae bacterium, the following are encoded in one genomic region:
- a CDS encoding DNA translocase FtsK: protein MARDRSRSAPTSPRRAKRGGGKGAGSKGGAPPGRSVDLEAVGLVLLAAGASFAGLLVPALPTGDLGVLVRDAVLGRVGGAAYALPVPFVLLGGAFLLRRNPPGWPRVLLGYLLTVAATWALLAVLPPDGAGTWGAALRAALGPGGAALAVLPAAVAVTLGVETMLAWRPTRILRTTLVASGRTLARTARTLAAARRAVKARAAFRADVALVRGDAKRIERELDALAGLYPGSGELSRWREQVGAVRAKVGRADAAALEEARADVATWRAAVDDFTTARATDLVGHLRAEGVRDFAAWVEARGRDLQQSLSGASRAEAALDALRSRLALDVTALQARYRRLTRERDQAEAALMEVDAHGLVAASEAHAARLAAYREVADAAETLEGHCERLDAWRGLAGEVGDLVEAYGDQEPVAAFDVALADAAEAQGVALLGEVDAWRAALRDQRSDAEARAYGGAVAVGGAPGDPAPLDADDLSGGAGGPEADAGDPDPAGDADAVPPFDATDVEGDGLGGDAGLDALEDPRLPSVPGAGDVPEVGGIPVQLPPLDLLDPIPPGAGDPSGQRREAQDRVERIDATLANFKLQGRVVSSVRGPTVTRFEVEPAPGEKIARFANLSDDLALAMAASSVRIEAPIPGKSVIGLEVPNADRDLIRFREAIGAPSYQRARARLPLILGKSIDGEMTVADLAKMPHLLIAGSTGSGKSVAVNTFIASLIYTFLPTDLRFLMIDPKMVELTPFDGIPHLVRPVVTNPSDAAGVLLGAVTHMERRYKMMSRIGAKNLDQYNEKARNLDLPQLPFVVIVIDELADLMITSPKEVESAIMRLAQMARATGMHLILATQRPSVDIITSLIKVNVPARMAFAVSSSHDSRTILDAMGAERLVGNGDALFYQPGLVKPVRLQGPFVSEEEMATVAAFLRRQYFDDEFVEAYGGDFEPVSQDDSEASGLVDWNDDKLRAAAELVIREGNASVSRLQRRMQVGHARAGKLMDSLEALGVVGPHVGSKPREVLVEESELPNLFGS, encoded by the coding sequence GTGGCTCGAGACCGCTCCCGCAGCGCCCCCACGTCCCCCCGCCGCGCGAAGCGCGGCGGGGGCAAGGGGGCGGGATCGAAGGGTGGGGCGCCCCCCGGACGCAGCGTCGACCTCGAGGCGGTCGGGCTGGTCCTCCTCGCCGCCGGCGCGTCGTTCGCCGGCCTCCTGGTGCCCGCCCTCCCGACCGGCGACCTCGGCGTCCTCGTGCGCGACGCGGTCCTCGGTCGCGTCGGGGGCGCCGCGTACGCCCTTCCCGTCCCGTTCGTCCTGTTGGGCGGCGCCTTCCTACTGCGCCGCAACCCCCCCGGCTGGCCGCGGGTGCTGCTCGGCTACCTCCTCACCGTCGCCGCGACCTGGGCCCTCCTCGCGGTCCTCCCGCCGGACGGCGCCGGCACCTGGGGCGCCGCGCTCCGCGCGGCGCTCGGGCCGGGCGGCGCGGCGCTGGCGGTCCTCCCGGCGGCGGTGGCGGTCACGTTGGGGGTCGAGACGATGCTGGCGTGGCGCCCCACCCGCATCCTGCGCACGACCCTCGTGGCGTCGGGACGGACGCTGGCGCGCACCGCCCGGACGCTGGCCGCCGCCCGCCGCGCGGTGAAGGCCCGCGCGGCGTTCCGCGCGGACGTGGCGCTCGTGCGCGGCGACGCGAAGCGCATCGAACGGGAACTGGACGCGCTCGCGGGGTTGTACCCCGGCAGCGGCGAGCTGAGCCGCTGGCGGGAGCAGGTCGGCGCGGTGCGCGCCAAGGTCGGCCGGGCGGACGCAGCGGCGCTCGAGGAGGCCCGCGCCGACGTCGCGACGTGGCGGGCGGCGGTGGACGACTTCACCACCGCCCGCGCGACCGATCTCGTCGGCCACCTCCGCGCCGAGGGCGTGCGCGACTTCGCGGCGTGGGTGGAGGCCCGGGGGCGGGACCTGCAGCAGAGCCTGTCCGGCGCGTCGCGCGCCGAAGCGGCGCTCGACGCGCTGCGCAGCCGCTTGGCGCTGGACGTCACGGCGCTGCAGGCCCGCTACCGGCGCCTCACCCGCGAACGCGACCAGGCGGAGGCCGCCCTGATGGAGGTCGACGCGCACGGCCTCGTGGCGGCGAGCGAGGCGCACGCGGCGCGCCTCGCGGCGTACCGCGAGGTGGCCGACGCCGCGGAAACCCTCGAGGGGCACTGCGAACGCCTCGACGCGTGGCGCGGCCTCGCGGGGGAGGTCGGCGACCTCGTGGAGGCGTACGGCGACCAGGAGCCGGTCGCCGCGTTCGACGTCGCGCTCGCCGACGCCGCGGAGGCCCAGGGGGTGGCGCTGCTCGGGGAGGTGGACGCCTGGCGGGCGGCGCTGCGCGACCAGCGCAGCGACGCCGAAGCGCGCGCGTACGGCGGCGCGGTCGCGGTGGGGGGCGCCCCGGGGGACCCGGCGCCGCTGGACGCCGACGACCTGTCCGGCGGGGCCGGCGGACCGGAGGCCGACGCGGGGGACCCCGATCCCGCCGGGGACGCGGACGCCGTCCCGCCGTTCGACGCGACCGACGTCGAGGGGGACGGCCTGGGCGGGGACGCGGGGCTCGACGCCCTCGAGGACCCGCGCCTCCCGAGCGTCCCGGGGGCGGGGGACGTGCCGGAGGTCGGCGGGATCCCGGTGCAGCTGCCGCCCCTGGACCTGCTCGACCCGATCCCGCCGGGGGCGGGCGACCCGTCGGGGCAACGGCGGGAGGCGCAGGACCGCGTCGAGCGGATCGACGCGACGCTCGCGAACTTCAAGCTCCAGGGGCGCGTCGTGAGTTCGGTGCGGGGCCCGACCGTCACCCGCTTCGAGGTCGAGCCCGCGCCGGGGGAGAAGATCGCCCGGTTCGCGAACCTGTCCGACGACCTGGCGCTCGCGATGGCGGCGAGCTCGGTCCGCATCGAGGCGCCCATCCCCGGCAAGAGCGTCATCGGGCTCGAGGTCCCGAACGCCGACCGGGACCTGATTCGCTTCCGCGAAGCGATCGGGGCCCCGAGCTACCAGCGGGCGCGGGCGCGCCTCCCGTTGATCCTGGGGAAGTCGATCGACGGGGAGATGACGGTCGCGGACCTCGCGAAGATGCCGCACCTCCTGATCGCCGGATCGACGGGGTCGGGCAAGTCGGTTGCGGTCAACACCTTCATCGCGAGCCTGATCTACACGTTCCTCCCGACCGACCTGCGGTTCCTGATGATCGACCCGAAGATGGTGGAGCTCACGCCGTTCGACGGCATTCCGCACCTGGTGCGGCCGGTCGTGACGAACCCCTCCGACGCCGCCGGCGTCCTGTTGGGGGCGGTGACGCACATGGAGCGGCGCTACAAGATGATGAGCCGCATCGGGGCGAAGAACCTGGATCAGTACAACGAGAAGGCCCGCAACCTCGACCTGCCGCAACTCCCGTTCGTCGTGATCGTCATCGACGAGCTCGCCGACCTGATGATCACCAGCCCGAAGGAGGTCGAGTCGGCGATCATGCGGCTCGCGCAGATGGCGCGCGCGACCGGCATGCACCTCATCCTCGCGACGCAACGCCCGTCGGTGGACATCATCACCAGCCTCATCAAGGTCAACGTGCCCGCCCGCATGGCGTTCGCCGTCAGCTCGAGTCACGACTCCCGCACGATCCTCGACGCCATGGGCGCCGAACGCCTCGTCGGGAACGGCGACGCGCTGTTCTACCAGCCGGGCCTCGTGAAGCCCGTCCGCCTCCAGGGCCCGTTCGTGAGCGAGGAGGAGATGGCGACCGTCGCGGCGTTCCTGCGTCGGCAGTACTTCGACGACGAGTTCGTCGAGGCGTACGGCGGCGATTTCGAGCCGGTGTCGCAGGACGACTCCGAGGCGTCGGGGTTGGTCGATTGGAACGACGACAAGCTGCGCGCCGCCGCGGAGCTCGTGATTCGCGAGGGGAACGCCAGCGTCAGTCGGTTGCAGCGCCGCATGCAGGTCGGGCACGCCCGCGCGGGGAAGTTGATGGACTCCCTCGAGGCGCTCGGGGTGGTCGGCCCGCACGTCGGCAGCAAACCTCGCGAGGTGCTGGTCGAGGAGAGCGAACTGCCGAACCTGTTCGGGTCCTGA